The following proteins are co-located in the Bordetella bronchialis genome:
- a CDS encoding universal stress protein: MLKRIALHVEKDQARYARYAAALALARRFQAQVVGVYVSHAWMPDEAEHDIFPSAVYELMLEQQAQERRLCEAEFNRHATQAEVDRQWRAALGRPADALALHARCTDLLVLSQADATTDSIVDPYSVETVIMTAGRPVLVVPYAAEYTSIGDRILVCWDGGREAARALADAAPFLARARNIFALTLGSRSANLQPGEMSEALQAWLRPRGYAEPRLLARDTDGRGMGDAILTAAADHGCDLIVMGLYGHNRAREWVLGGASRDMLRNMTVPVLFSH, encoded by the coding sequence ATGCTCAAACGAATCGCCCTGCACGTGGAAAAGGACCAGGCCCGGTATGCGCGCTACGCGGCGGCGCTGGCCCTGGCGCGGCGCTTCCAGGCCCAGGTGGTGGGCGTCTATGTCAGCCACGCCTGGATGCCGGACGAAGCCGAGCACGACATCTTCCCCAGCGCCGTGTACGAGCTCATGCTGGAACAGCAGGCGCAGGAGCGGCGCCTGTGCGAGGCCGAGTTCAACCGCCACGCCACCCAGGCCGAAGTCGATCGCCAGTGGCGCGCCGCGCTGGGGCGGCCGGCCGACGCCCTGGCCCTGCACGCGCGCTGCACGGACCTCCTGGTCCTGAGCCAGGCCGACGCCACCACGGATTCCATCGTCGATCCCTACAGCGTGGAGACCGTCATCATGACCGCCGGCCGGCCCGTGCTGGTCGTGCCGTACGCCGCCGAGTACACCAGCATCGGCGACCGCATCCTGGTCTGCTGGGACGGCGGGCGCGAAGCCGCGCGCGCGCTGGCCGACGCGGCGCCCTTCCTGGCCCGCGCCCGGAACATCTTCGCGCTCACACTGGGCAGCCGGTCCGCGAACCTTCAACCGGGCGAAATGTCCGAGGCGCTGCAGGCCTGGTTACGTCCGCGGGGCTACGCCGAACCGCGGCTGCTTGCCCGCGATACCGACGGGCGCGGCATGGGCGACGCCATCCTGACGGCCGCCGCCGACCACGGCTGCGACCTGATCGTCATGGGCCTGTACGGCCACAACCGCGCCCGCGAATGGGTGCTGGGCGGCGCGTCGCGCGACATGCTCAGGAACATGACGGTGCCTGTGCTGTTTTCGCACTGA
- the ccoG gene encoding cytochrome c oxidase accessory protein CcoG: protein MAAVPSRRCRRARRPARRRRTGRQGGGAGRRLAERAMNTVDAKIYARSVRGTFATWRVVFVFLTQALFYGLPWLQWDGRQAVLFDLGARRFYLFGLVLWPQDMVYLAVLLVISALALFLFTALAGRLFCGYACPQTVYSEIFAWIERRIEGDRAARLRLDQGPWTARKLRLKAAKHLLWLGIAWWTGSTFIGYFAPIRQLAHDLFALQLGPWQWFWIVFYSLATWGNAGFLRESVCKYMCPYARFQSVMVDRDTFVVTYDKGRGEPRGGRSRHADRAALGVGDCVDCHWCVQVCPTGIDIRNGLQYLCIGCGACVDACNDVMKKMDYAPGLIRYASERAVSAGLTRGAALRRLLRPRTLVYGTLLAALSAGLMTALWLRPVLRMDVIRDRGALGREVAGGMIENVYRLQFINTSGAPLDIALSAHGLDGLAMALPAGGATVRVDALDNKVVAAVARAPAAGAAPGAHRIVIHATAARADGGMLETDEPASFFIPE from the coding sequence CTGGCGGCAGTCCCATCCCGACGATGCCGCCGCGCGCGCCGGCCCGCCCGCCGCCGCCGCACCGGCCGGCAAGGCGGAGGCGCCGGCCGCCGTCTCGCTGAACGCGCCATGAACACGGTCGACGCCAAGATCTACGCCCGCTCCGTCCGCGGCACCTTTGCCACCTGGCGCGTCGTCTTCGTTTTCCTGACGCAGGCCCTGTTCTACGGCCTGCCCTGGCTGCAATGGGACGGCCGGCAGGCCGTGCTGTTCGACCTGGGCGCGCGCCGCTTCTACCTGTTCGGCCTGGTGCTCTGGCCGCAGGATATGGTCTACCTGGCGGTCCTGCTGGTCATTTCCGCGCTGGCCCTGTTCCTGTTCACGGCCCTGGCCGGCCGGCTGTTCTGCGGCTACGCCTGTCCGCAAACCGTGTACTCCGAGATCTTCGCCTGGATAGAACGCAGGATCGAAGGCGACCGCGCGGCGCGCCTGCGCCTGGACCAGGGGCCATGGACCGCGCGCAAGCTGCGGCTCAAGGCCGCCAAGCACCTGCTATGGCTGGGCATCGCCTGGTGGACGGGCAGTACCTTCATCGGCTACTTCGCGCCCATCCGCCAGCTGGCGCACGATCTGTTCGCCCTGCAGCTGGGTCCCTGGCAATGGTTCTGGATCGTCTTCTACAGCCTGGCCACGTGGGGCAACGCCGGCTTCCTGCGGGAATCCGTATGCAAGTACATGTGCCCGTACGCGCGCTTCCAGAGCGTCATGGTCGACCGCGACACCTTCGTGGTGACCTACGACAAGGGGCGCGGCGAACCGCGCGGCGGCCGCTCCCGCCATGCGGACCGCGCGGCCCTGGGCGTGGGCGATTGCGTCGATTGCCACTGGTGCGTGCAGGTCTGTCCCACCGGCATCGACATCCGCAACGGCCTGCAGTACCTGTGCATAGGCTGCGGGGCATGCGTCGACGCCTGCAACGACGTCATGAAGAAAATGGATTACGCACCCGGCCTGATCCGCTATGCGTCCGAGCGCGCCGTCAGCGCGGGCCTGACGCGCGGGGCCGCCCTGCGCAGGCTGCTGCGTCCGCGCACGCTGGTGTACGGCACGCTGCTGGCCGCGCTGTCCGCCGGCCTGATGACGGCCTTGTGGCTGCGTCCCGTGCTGCGCATGGACGTCATCCGCGACCGCGGTGCGCTGGGACGGGAGGTGGCGGGCGGCATGATCGAAAACGTCTATCGCCTGCAGTTCATCAACACCTCCGGGGCGCCGCTGGACATCGCGCTTTCCGCCCACGGACTGGACGGCCTGGCCATGGCCCTGCCCGCCGGCGGCGCGACGGTCCGGGTGGATGCGCTGGACAACAAGGTGGTCGCCGCCGTGGCGCGCGCGCCGGCGGCCGGCGCCGCCCCCGGCGCCCACCGCATCGTCATCCATGCCACGGCCGCGCGCGCGGACGGCGGCATGCTAGAGACCGACGAACCCGCCAGCTTCTTCATCCCCGAATAG
- a CDS encoding cbb3-type cytochrome oxidase subunit 3, translating to MMAYLTAIVTAISMATFLGIIAWAWSKGRQPANRASALLPFALPDESIARDARKGNPHE from the coding sequence ATCATGGCCTATCTGACCGCCATCGTTACCGCCATTTCCATGGCCACCTTCCTGGGCATCATCGCGTGGGCCTGGTCCAAGGGGCGCCAGCCGGCGAACCGGGCGTCCGCCCTGCTCCCCTTCGCCCTGCCCGACGAATCCATCGCCCGGGACGCCCGCAAAGGAAACCCGCATGAGTGA
- a CDS encoding ATP-binding protein produces MTLQRRLIIAVLLAAPLAWVLTIAGTYWRARHEINELYDTDMLRLAQQTLAVARLLPPDAPAPASSPSPSGAVGAAAGAATAPARSRVPALLSLPSPARSAGEGDADMGAAEPQTWSVAIWGASSEPLVLDPHARQFPRDAARQGFVETTIDATPWRLYYMDDPDSGTRVAVGQRVGERDELVIAYIASQVLPWAVSLPVLIALLIYAVRRALKPVRELSGLLERRDPDDDRLLPTHNTPGELQRLVQAMNGLLLRVSSLIEQERRLTADAAHELRTPLAALRAQWDVARRTDDPAERREVQASVTRGLERLDRLVVQLLTMARLDSTRHVGFGSAIDWRGVADQAVSDCLWIANRRDIDIEIEWPSHGEAPLPIAGDMDALVIMLRNIVDNAVRYGPRHSRVRLTFTGSRIFVDDQGPGMPPELLARMGDRFLRAAGNEESGSGLGVSIARRIAQNHGLALQFSMRDGAGDLGPGLRCTVLRGA; encoded by the coding sequence ATGACACTGCAGCGCAGACTGATCATCGCCGTCCTGCTGGCGGCGCCGCTGGCCTGGGTATTGACCATCGCGGGCACCTATTGGCGCGCGCGCCACGAGATCAACGAGCTCTACGACACCGACATGCTGCGGCTGGCGCAGCAGACGCTGGCGGTGGCGCGGCTGCTGCCGCCCGACGCGCCGGCGCCGGCGTCGTCGCCGTCGCCGTCGGGGGCGGTGGGAGCAGCGGCGGGGGCGGCCACGGCCCCTGCGCGATCCAGGGTTCCGGCCCTGCTCTCCCTGCCCTCGCCCGCACGGTCGGCCGGCGAGGGCGACGCCGACATGGGTGCCGCCGAGCCGCAGACCTGGTCCGTCGCCATCTGGGGCGCGTCGAGCGAACCCCTGGTGCTGGATCCGCATGCCAGGCAATTTCCCCGCGACGCCGCGCGGCAGGGGTTCGTGGAGACCACGATCGACGCCACGCCCTGGCGCCTGTACTACATGGATGACCCCGACAGCGGCACGCGCGTGGCGGTCGGCCAGCGCGTCGGCGAACGCGACGAACTGGTCATCGCCTACATCGCCAGCCAGGTACTGCCCTGGGCGGTGAGCCTGCCGGTGCTGATCGCGTTGCTGATCTACGCCGTGCGGCGGGCGCTGAAACCCGTGCGCGAGCTGTCCGGGCTGCTGGAGCGGCGCGATCCGGACGACGACCGGCTGCTGCCGACGCACAATACGCCAGGCGAACTGCAGCGGCTGGTGCAGGCCATGAACGGCCTGCTGCTGCGGGTCAGCTCGCTGATCGAGCAGGAACGCCGGCTGACCGCGGATGCCGCCCACGAGCTGCGCACGCCGCTGGCGGCCTTGCGCGCGCAATGGGATGTGGCGCGGCGAACCGATGATCCGGCCGAACGGCGCGAAGTCCAGGCCAGCGTGACGCGTGGCCTGGAAAGACTGGACCGGCTGGTGGTGCAACTGCTGACGATGGCCCGGCTGGACAGCACGCGGCATGTCGGTTTCGGCTCGGCCATCGACTGGCGCGGCGTCGCCGACCAGGCCGTGAGCGATTGCCTGTGGATCGCCAATCGCCGCGACATCGACATCGAGATCGAATGGCCCAGCCATGGCGAGGCGCCGCTTCCCATCGCCGGGGATATGGATGCCCTGGTCATCATGCTCAGGAATATCGTGGACAACGCGGTGCGCTACGGCCCCCGGCATTCCCGCGTACGCCTGACCTTCACCGGGTCGCGCATCTTCGTGGACGACCAGGGGCCCGGCATGCCGCCCGAATTGCTGGCGCGCATGGGCGACCGCTTCCTGCGCGCCGCCGGCAACGAAGAGTCCGGCAGCGGCCTGGGCGTGTCCATCGCACGCCGCATCGCCCAGAATCACGGCCTGGCGCTGCAGTTCTCCATGCGCGACGGCGCCGGCGACCTGGGGCCGGGGCTGCGGTGTACCGTGCTGCGCGGCGCCTGA
- the ccoS gene encoding cbb3-type cytochrome oxidase assembly protein CcoS, protein MTILLLLLPLSLLFVAAIGGFLAWAVLTGQYDDTDAAAGHLPDDD, encoded by the coding sequence GTGACCATCCTGCTATTGCTGCTGCCGCTCTCGCTGCTGTTCGTTGCGGCCATCGGCGGCTTCCTGGCCTGGGCGGTGCTGACCGGGCAATACGACGACACCGACGCCGCGGCAGGCCACTTGCCGGACGACGACTGA
- a CDS encoding response regulator transcription factor, with the protein MRILIIEDDPLLGDGIKKGLRLLGYAVDWFVDGTQAEQAMQVVKYDAVVLDLGLPGQDGLAILARWRGAGQTLPIIVLTARDAVQNRIAGLDAGADDYLIKPITLDELAARLRAVTRRGAGKPEPVWQHGDLQYHPASHEVYWQGRKVDLSVREALLLELFLTHPNRVLTRDFIRDKLYDWDADVESNALDVYVHHVRKKIHPKIIRTLRGSGYALGQLESDA; encoded by the coding sequence ATGAGAATACTCATCATCGAAGACGATCCGCTTCTCGGTGATGGCATCAAGAAAGGCCTGCGGCTGCTGGGATACGCGGTCGATTGGTTTGTCGACGGCACGCAGGCCGAGCAGGCCATGCAGGTCGTCAAGTACGACGCCGTGGTCCTGGACCTGGGCCTGCCCGGCCAGGACGGGCTGGCGATCCTGGCACGCTGGCGCGGCGCCGGGCAGACCTTGCCCATCATCGTCCTGACCGCGCGCGATGCGGTGCAGAACCGCATCGCCGGACTGGATGCCGGGGCCGACGACTACCTGATCAAGCCCATCACGCTGGATGAACTGGCCGCGCGCCTGCGTGCCGTCACGCGCCGCGGCGCCGGCAAGCCCGAGCCCGTCTGGCAGCATGGCGACCTGCAATACCATCCGGCCTCGCACGAGGTCTACTGGCAGGGACGCAAGGTGGACCTGTCCGTGCGCGAAGCCTTGCTGCTGGAACTCTTCCTGACCCATCCGAACCGCGTGCTGACGCGGGACTTCATCCGCGACAAGCTCTACGACTGGGATGCGGACGTCGAAAGCAACGCGCTGGACGTCTACGTGCACCACGTGCGCAAGAAGATCCATCCCAAGATCATCCGTACCCTGCGCGGCTCCGGGTACGCGCTGGGCCAGCTGGAAAGCGACGCATGA
- a CDS encoding response regulator transcription factor — MAGEFIDVLLVDDHTVVRNGVRLMLSSATDIRVTGEAENAAQALERVREQDFDVALIDIAMPGKNGLHLLQSLRAERPALAVLVLSTYAEDIYAVRALKLGAAGYLTKDSPTATLIEAVRKAAAGGKYVSPSLMERFAMMMGGAGTATHESLSNRELEVLKMIAKGESLARIAEVLHLSPKTVTTYRARILEKMGVRSNAELARYAAENGLLM; from the coding sequence ATGGCCGGTGAATTCATAGACGTCCTGCTGGTGGACGACCACACCGTGGTGCGCAACGGCGTGCGCCTCATGCTGAGCTCGGCCACCGATATCCGCGTGACCGGAGAAGCCGAGAACGCCGCGCAGGCCCTGGAGCGCGTGCGCGAGCAGGACTTCGACGTTGCCCTGATCGACATCGCGATGCCGGGCAAGAACGGGCTGCACCTGCTGCAGTCCCTGCGGGCCGAGCGCCCCGCATTGGCCGTGCTCGTCCTGAGCACCTACGCCGAGGACATCTACGCCGTGCGGGCCCTGAAACTGGGCGCCGCCGGCTATCTGACCAAGGACAGCCCCACCGCCACGCTGATCGAGGCCGTGCGCAAGGCGGCCGCCGGCGGCAAGTACGTCAGCCCTTCGCTGATGGAGCGCTTCGCCATGATGATGGGTGGCGCGGGCACGGCCACGCATGAATCGCTGTCCAATCGCGAGCTGGAAGTCCTGAAAATGATCGCCAAGGGCGAGAGCCTGGCGCGCATCGCGGAAGTCCTGCATCTCAGTCCCAAGACGGTCACCACCTACCGCGCCCGCATCCTGGAAAAGATGGGCGTGCGCAGCAACGCCGAACTGGCCCGCTACGCCGCCGAAAACGGCTTGCTGATGTAG
- a CDS encoding lipoprotein: MNDHSASSRPWYREPWPWILMAGPAAALAACIVTVYLATVRHADPPITEGATREGLVVRRIAAPIPPASPPTKIEADRQAGG; this comes from the coding sequence ATGAACGATCATTCCGCCTCTTCCCGCCCCTGGTACCGCGAACCGTGGCCCTGGATACTCATGGCCGGCCCCGCGGCGGCGCTGGCGGCCTGCATCGTGACCGTCTACCTGGCAACGGTGCGCCATGCCGACCCGCCCATTACCGAAGGGGCGACGCGCGAAGGCCTGGTGGTGCGCCGCATCGCGGCGCCGATCCCGCCCGCGTCCCCGCCCACGAAAATCGAAGCGGACCGCCAGGCCGGGGGATAG
- the ccoO gene encoding cytochrome-c oxidase, cbb3-type subunit II, whose amino-acid sequence MTTGKSSFFSHHTLEKNIGLMIAATIAVVSMAGLVQIIPLFYQHSTTEAEAGVEPYSPLRLMGRDIYIREGCVSCHSQQVRMLQSEVQRYGSYSTAGESVFDHPFLWGSKRTGPDLARVGGRYSDAWQREHLRDPRAVVPESNMPAYPWLRSAPLAGQNVGDRMRALRRLGVPYSDKDIADAPRALAGKTEEDALVAYLQGLGLEARKGAATPRGAAPVAGAAAAATPSSTGN is encoded by the coding sequence ATGACGACCGGAAAATCCTCATTCTTCTCGCACCACACGCTGGAGAAAAACATCGGCCTGATGATCGCCGCCACCATCGCCGTGGTGTCGATGGCGGGACTGGTGCAGATCATCCCGCTGTTCTACCAGCATTCGACCACCGAGGCCGAAGCGGGCGTGGAGCCCTACTCCCCGCTGCGCCTGATGGGCCGCGATATCTATATCCGCGAGGGCTGTGTCAGCTGCCATTCCCAGCAGGTGCGCATGCTGCAATCGGAGGTCCAGCGCTACGGCTCGTACTCCACCGCCGGCGAGTCGGTCTTCGACCATCCCTTCCTGTGGGGTTCCAAGCGCACCGGGCCCGACCTGGCGCGCGTGGGCGGACGCTATTCCGATGCCTGGCAGCGCGAGCACCTGCGCGATCCCCGCGCGGTCGTTCCCGAGTCCAATATGCCCGCCTATCCCTGGCTGCGGTCCGCGCCGCTGGCGGGGCAGAACGTCGGCGACCGCATGCGCGCCCTGCGCCGGCTGGGCGTGCCCTATTCCGACAAGGACATCGCCGACGCGCCGCGGGCCCTGGCGGGCAAGACCGAGGAAGACGCCCTGGTGGCCTACCTGCAGGGCCTGGGCCTGGAGGCGCGCAAGGGCGCCGCCACGCCGCGCGGCGCGGCGCCGGTTGCCGGAGCGGCCGCAGCGGCCACGCCATCCTCCACCGGAAACTGA
- a CDS encoding universal stress protein, producing MYRHILVAVDGSITAERALDHAISLAKSEHAKLLAVYIVEYPSSIYSSAFIDVEPFHESMVSEAQTVLNKVQAKFRDAGVAGEVKMVDAGALSGTIAEQLRAAAGDAGVDLVVMGTHGRRGFQRLVLGSVAETFVRLSSCPVMLVPHHEERASAAGR from the coding sequence ATGTACCGACACATCCTGGTTGCCGTCGATGGCAGCATCACGGCCGAGCGCGCGCTGGACCATGCCATTTCGCTGGCGAAATCCGAGCATGCCAAGCTGCTGGCCGTCTATATCGTCGAATATCCCAGCTCGATTTATTCGTCCGCCTTCATCGACGTGGAGCCTTTCCATGAGTCCATGGTGAGCGAAGCGCAAACCGTGCTGAACAAGGTCCAGGCCAAGTTCCGGGATGCGGGCGTGGCGGGGGAAGTCAAAATGGTGGACGCGGGCGCGCTCAGCGGGACCATCGCCGAACAACTGCGGGCCGCCGCCGGCGATGCCGGCGTGGACCTTGTGGTCATGGGCACGCACGGCCGTCGTGGCTTCCAGCGGCTGGTGCTGGGCAGTGTGGCCGAAACCTTCGTCCGCTTGTCCAGTTGCCCCGTCATGCTGGTGCCGCATCACGAAGAGCGCGCGTCCGCGGCAGGCAGGTAG
- the ccoP gene encoding cytochrome-c oxidase, cbb3-type subunit III has product MSDFIAPFWGYFVGIVAMGGIVWCVWLLFTQRRWLGSAPANEAPDTGHVWDGDLTELNNPVPRWWTVMYLLLCVFAVGYLVLFPGLGHYAGTLRYTSADDLMRQQAAQEAATRPLYARYEAMPVPAIARDAQALEIGQRLFLANCAQCHGSDARGAPGFPNLTDGDWLYGGSPEAILQTITHGRHGVMPAWSGVIDARTASDIADYVRSLSGLGGDRSRVFSGKEAYGTYCVACHGEDAKGNQALGAPNLTDDVWLYGGSQRAIETTILNGRDSRMPAQDGILTPAQIRILTAWVWRQSHPDDAAARAGPPAAAAPAGKAEAPAAVSLNAP; this is encoded by the coding sequence ATGAGTGACTTCATCGCCCCTTTCTGGGGCTACTTCGTCGGCATCGTCGCCATGGGCGGCATCGTCTGGTGCGTATGGCTGCTGTTCACCCAGCGCCGCTGGCTGGGCAGCGCCCCGGCCAACGAGGCGCCCGACACCGGCCATGTCTGGGACGGCGACCTGACCGAGCTGAACAACCCCGTACCGCGCTGGTGGACCGTCATGTACCTGCTGCTGTGTGTGTTCGCGGTGGGCTACCTGGTACTTTTTCCGGGGCTGGGACATTACGCCGGCACCCTGCGCTACACCAGCGCGGACGACCTGATGCGCCAGCAGGCCGCGCAGGAAGCCGCCACGCGGCCCTTGTACGCCCGCTATGAAGCAATGCCGGTGCCGGCCATCGCCCGCGATGCCCAGGCGCTGGAAATCGGCCAGCGCCTGTTCCTGGCCAATTGCGCGCAGTGCCACGGCTCCGACGCCAGGGGCGCGCCGGGCTTCCCCAACCTGACCGACGGCGACTGGCTGTATGGCGGCTCGCCCGAGGCCATCCTGCAAACCATCACCCATGGCCGGCACGGTGTCATGCCGGCCTGGAGCGGCGTGATCGATGCCCGCACGGCCTCGGATATCGCCGACTACGTGCGGTCCTTGTCCGGCCTGGGCGGGGACCGCTCACGGGTGTTCAGCGGCAAGGAGGCCTACGGCACCTACTGCGTGGCTTGCCACGGCGAGGACGCCAAGGGCAACCAGGCGCTGGGCGCGCCCAACCTGACGGACGACGTGTGGCTGTACGGCGGCTCGCAGCGCGCCATCGAGACCACCATCCTGAACGGCCGCGACAGCCGCATGCCGGCGCAGGACGGCATCCTGACCCCGGCCCAGATCCGCATCCTGACGGCCTGGGTCTGGCGGCAGTCCCATCCCGACGATGCCGCCGCGCGCGCCGGCCCGCCCGCCGCCGCCGCACCGGCCGGCAAGGCGGAGGCGCCGGCCGCCGTCTCGCTGAACGCGCCATGA
- the ccoN gene encoding cytochrome-c oxidase, cbb3-type subunit I — protein MRDSPNSTAATFNYGVVRRFALMTIVWGIVGMAVGVLIAAQLIWPSLNFDTSWLSYGRLRPLHTNAVIFAFGGCGLFATSYYVVQRTCQARLFCGWLAEFTFWGWQAVIVAAAITLPMGLTSSKEYAELEWPIDILITLVWVAYAIVFFGTIVKRRVRHIYVANWFFGAYILTIAILHIVNNVEMPVTLWKSYSAYAGVQDAMVQWWYGHNAVGFFLTTSFLGMMYYFVPKQAGRPIYSYRLSIVHFWALAFTYMWAGPHHLLYTSLPDWTQSLGMTFSLVLLAPSWGGMINGILTLQGAWHRLRTDPILKFLVTALSFYGMATFEGSMMSIRSVNALSHYTDWTIGHVHSGALGWVAMITFGSLYYLIPRLYGRDRMYSVRAIELHFWIATLGVVLYIAAMWTAGVQQGLMWRATAPDGTLVYSFVEELKTRIPYYLIRLLGGAMFLGGVVIMAWNTWMTVRSATAVDPAIPEPQPASPPAGTPLPRPAVATTPA, from the coding sequence ATGCGGGACAGTCCCAATTCCACCGCGGCGACATTCAATTACGGCGTCGTCCGCCGCTTCGCCTTGATGACCATCGTCTGGGGCATCGTCGGCATGGCCGTCGGCGTGCTGATCGCGGCGCAGCTTATCTGGCCGTCCCTGAACTTCGACACGTCCTGGCTCAGCTATGGCCGGCTGCGTCCGCTGCACACCAATGCCGTCATCTTCGCGTTCGGCGGCTGTGGCCTGTTCGCCACCTCCTACTACGTCGTCCAGCGCACCTGCCAGGCACGGCTGTTCTGCGGGTGGCTGGCCGAGTTCACCTTCTGGGGCTGGCAGGCGGTGATCGTCGCCGCGGCCATCACCCTGCCCATGGGGCTGACCAGCAGCAAGGAATACGCCGAACTGGAATGGCCCATCGACATCCTGATCACGCTGGTGTGGGTGGCCTACGCCATCGTCTTCTTCGGCACCATCGTCAAGCGCAGGGTCCGGCACATCTACGTGGCCAACTGGTTCTTCGGCGCCTACATCCTGACGATCGCCATCCTGCATATCGTCAACAACGTCGAAATGCCGGTCACGCTTTGGAAGTCCTATTCCGCCTACGCGGGCGTGCAGGACGCCATGGTGCAGTGGTGGTACGGCCACAACGCGGTGGGCTTTTTCCTGACGACGAGCTTCCTGGGCATGATGTATTACTTCGTGCCCAAGCAGGCCGGCCGGCCCATCTACTCCTACCGCCTTTCCATCGTGCACTTCTGGGCCCTGGCCTTCACGTATATGTGGGCCGGGCCGCACCACCTGCTGTATACCTCGCTGCCGGACTGGACGCAGTCGCTGGGCATGACGTTTTCGCTGGTCCTGCTGGCGCCATCGTGGGGCGGCATGATCAACGGCATTCTTACCCTGCAAGGTGCATGGCACCGCCTGCGCACCGACCCGATCCTGAAGTTCCTGGTCACCGCGCTGTCGTTCTATGGCATGGCGACGTTCGAAGGTTCGATGATGTCGATCCGCAGCGTCAATGCGCTGTCCCACTACACCGACTGGACCATCGGCCATGTGCATTCCGGCGCGCTGGGATGGGTCGCCATGATCACCTTCGGTTCGCTTTACTACCTGATCCCGCGCCTGTACGGCCGGGACCGCATGTATAGCGTGCGCGCCATCGAGCTGCATTTCTGGATCGCCACCCTGGGCGTGGTCCTGTACATCGCCGCCATGTGGACAGCGGGCGTGCAGCAAGGCCTGATGTGGCGCGCCACCGCGCCGGACGGCACGCTGGTCTACAGCTTCGTCGAGGAATTGAAAACCCGCATTCCCTATTACCTGATCCGTCTGCTGGGCGGGGCGATGTTCCTGGGCGGCGTGGTGATCATGGCCTGGAATACGTGGATGACCGTCCGGTCGGCCACGGCCGTCGACCCCGCGATCCCCGAACCCCAACCGGCTTCGCCACCCGCCGGCACGCCGCTGCCCCGGCCGGCCGTTGCCACCACCCCAGCCTGA
- a CDS encoding thermostable hemolysin gives MHSLEIWMPRGKSTLGKALPPATHGASADRAALHLHHRDDPLRERVESYISRRYRQRYGAHLREFLPVLVTLQADGEILAAAGYRSARAPLFLERYLAVPVEQYILERGAPVGRHLIVEVGHFAAMRAGAGRLLVPMLANHLEAQGYEWAVSTLTAELHHLFARMGLAHRSLSLATPAHLTERERADWGDYYAHGPQVFAGHLGTILSRFREHAA, from the coding sequence ATGCATAGTCTGGAAATCTGGATGCCGCGCGGCAAATCGACACTTGGCAAGGCCTTGCCGCCGGCGACCCATGGCGCGTCCGCGGATCGCGCCGCGCTGCACCTGCACCATCGGGACGACCCCTTGCGTGAACGCGTGGAGTCGTACATATCCCGGCGCTACCGGCAGCGCTACGGGGCGCATCTGCGCGAGTTCCTGCCGGTCCTCGTCACGCTGCAGGCCGATGGAGAGATCCTGGCGGCCGCGGGATATCGCAGCGCGCGTGCGCCGCTGTTCCTGGAACGCTATCTGGCGGTGCCGGTGGAACAGTACATCCTCGAGCGCGGCGCCCCGGTGGGTCGCCACCTGATCGTGGAAGTGGGGCATTTCGCGGCCATGCGGGCGGGCGCCGGCCGCCTGCTCGTTCCCATGCTGGCCAATCACCTGGAGGCGCAAGGCTACGAGTGGGCGGTCAGCACGCTTACCGCCGAACTGCATCATTTGTTCGCCCGCATGGGCCTGGCGCACCGCTCCCTGTCGCTGGCCACGCCGGCACACCTGACCGAGCGCGAGCGCGCCGACTGGGGGGATTACTACGCTCACGGGCCGCAGGTCTTCGCCGGTCACTTGGGAACGATACTATCCAGGTTCCGGGAGCACGCCGCGTGA